One Pectinophora gossypiella chromosome 9, ilPecGoss1.1, whole genome shotgun sequence genomic region harbors:
- the LOC126369381 gene encoding angiotensin-converting enzyme-like has product MILKIAGELALVGVIASVFVVAAQGWAQERAAEEASGQEYMRTLDDLTSKMKNRLQIANWNYVANLTTVNEEVLTQTTLEIAEEEKEYWKETMTYLWHEFENDDLKRMFHKYSILGTSALPEDLNQRLIQAVNNMQNTYAKAKICDYNNRTKCDLLVEPDVTNIFANSDDPEELKYAWVEWHKAAGAPSKHDFSEYVQMYNEAAKLNGFDTAAEWWLSEYEASDAEDQFVALWSHIKPLYEQIHAYVRHVLRMKYGEEVVSARGPIPAHLLGNIWAQTWGNVEKYSRPYPDKAEVDVTAALVAQNYTALKLFETANDFFKSLGLMGVPDLFWEKSILERPNDGRDMVCHASAWDFFDGEDFRIKQCTTITNAFFKTTHHEMGHIQYYLQYKDLPVIYREGANPGFHEAVGDVIALSVSSPPHLRVMGLLEDGTDDQESNINQLYKMGLDKIVFLPFAYLLDIYRYNIFRGTTTPDEYNCHFWQLRESLQGVEPPVARTEEDFDAAAKYHISANVEYMRYYISYIIQFQFHRSLCQLSGDYIPGDSSKWLSNCDIYNSTTAGEALGKMLKMGSSKPWPDAMEAITGQRYMDASGILEYFQPLYDWLKTENERTGEYVGWEPSKVDYCSSAQKMNMETSGFKRKINKYTSG; this is encoded by the exons ATGATTCTCAAGATCGCCGGCGAGCTCGCCCTGGTAGGGGTGATAGCTTCAGTCTTCGTGGTGGCAGCCCAGGGATGGGCTCAAGAAAGAGCAGCTGAGGAGGCTTCGGGTCAGGAGTATATGAGAACCTTAGATGACTTGACGTCCAAGATGAAGAACCGTCTGCAAATAGCCAACTGGAACTATGTGGCAAATCTTACGACGGTAAATGAAGAAGTACTG aCGCAAACAACCTTAGAAATAGCAGAAGAAGAGAAAGAATATTGGAAGGAAACAATGACGTACCTTTGGCATGAGTTCGAGAATGATGACTTAAAGAGGATGTTCCACAAATATTCTATATTAGGTACATCAGCATTGCCTGAGGATTTGAACCAGCGGCTAATTCAAGCTGTCAACAACATGCAAAATACTTATGCAAAAGCAAAAATTTGTGATTACAATAATAGAACCAAATGTGATTTGCTCGTAGAACCTG ATGTGACAAATATATTTGCTAACAGCGATGATCCGGAAGAACTGAAATATGCGTGGGTTGAATGGCACAAGGCCGCTGGAGCTCCATCGAAACATGACTTTTCGGAATATGTACAAATGTATAACGAAGCTGCTAAATTAAACG GTTTTGACACGGCGGCGGAGTGGTGGCTTAGCGAATATGAAGCAAGTGACGCTGAAGATCAATTTGTAGCCCTTTGGAGCCATATTAAACCATTGTACGAGCAAATCCATGCATATGTCAGGCACGTTTTGAGAATGAAATATGGGGAAGAGGTGGTTTCAGCCAGAGGTCCCATCCCTGCACATCTACTAG GAAATATTTGGGCACAAACTTGGGgtaatgttgaaaaatatagcAGACCATATCCAGATAAGGCCGAAGTTGACGTTACAGCTGCTCTTGTTGCACAA AATTATACagctttaaaattatttgagaCAGCTAATGATTTCTTCAAATCGCTGGGCTTGATGGGAGTTCCAGACTTGTTCTGGGAGAAATCTATATTGGAGAGACCTAATGATGGAAGAGACATGGTCTGCCATGCGTCCGCTTGGGATTTCTTTGATGGAGAAGATTTCAGAATCAAACAGTGTACTACCATTACCAATGCTTTCTTCAAAACTACTCATCATGAAATGGGTCATATCCAGTACTATTTGCAGTACAAGGATTTGCCAGTTATTTACCGTGAGGGTGCAAATCCTGGCTTCCATGAGGCCGTTGGTGATGTTATTGCCTTGTCGGTGAGTTCACCACCACATTTGAGGGTAATGGGACTGTTGGAAGATGGAACCGACGATCAGGAATCAAATATCAATCAGCTGTATAAAATG GGTCTAGACAAGATAGTCTTTCTGCCATTTGCGTACCTTTTAGATATATACCGTTACAACATATTCCGTGGAACCACTACTCCTGATGAATACAATTGCCATTTTTGGCAATTGAGGGAATCCCTGCAAGGTGTTGAACCTCCGGTTGCAAGAACTGAGGAGGACTTTGACGCTGCTGCCAAGTATCACATTTCGGCTAATGTTGAATATATGAG GTATTATATATCGTACATCATCCAGTTCCAATTCCACCGTTCGTTGTGTCAACTCTCAGGAGACTATATTCCCGGTGACTCTAGCAAATGGTTGTCCAACTGTGACATTTATAACAGCACCACCGCTGGAGAGGCTTTGGG TAAAATGCTCAAGATGGGTTCTTCCAAGCCATGGCCAGATGCAATGGAAGCCATCACTGGTCAACGCTACATGGATGCCAGCGGTATTCTGGAATACTTCCAACCTTTATATGACTGGTTAAAGACGGAAAATGAACGTACCGGGGAATATGTTGGCTGGGAGCCTAGTAAAGTCG aTTACTGCAGTTCAGCACAGAAGATGAACATGGAAACATCAGGATTCAAAcggaaaattaataaatacacttCTGGTTGa